In a single window of the Nycticebus coucang isolate mNycCou1 chromosome 13, mNycCou1.pri, whole genome shotgun sequence genome:
- the LOC128563541 gene encoding KH domain-containing, RNA-binding, signal transduction-associated protein 1-like, which produces MSRSSGRSGSRDPSGAHAWVRQTPSPQPPLPPRSRGGGGGSPGGARASPTTQPPRLLPPSATGPDATVGGPAPTPLCPPQPQ; this is translated from the coding sequence ATGAGCCGGTCCTCGGGCCGCAGCGGCTCCAGGGACCCCTCAGGTGCTCACGCCTGGGTGCGTCAGACGCCGTCTCCGCAGCCGCCGCTGCCTCCCCGGTCCCGGGGAGGCGGAGGGGGGTCCCCAGGGGGCGCCCGGGCCTCGCCCACCACGCAGCCGCCGCGGCTCCTGCCGCCCTCGGCCACGGGTCCCGACGCGACAGTGGGCGGTCCAGCGCCCACCCCACTCTGCCCCCCTCAGCCACAG
- the LOC128563537 gene encoding LOW QUALITY PROTEIN: KH domain-containing, RNA-binding, signal transduction-associated protein 1-like (The sequence of the model RefSeq protein was modified relative to this genomic sequence to represent the inferred CDS: substituted 1 base at 1 genomic stop codon), which produces MKPENKYLPELTVDNDSLDPSFPHAVQLLTAEIEKIQKGDSKKDDEENYLDLFSHKNMKLKERVLIPVKQYPKFNFVGKILGPQGTTIKRLQEETGAKISVLGKGSKRDKAKELRKGGDPIYAHLNMDLHVFIEVFGPPCEAYALMAHAMEEVRKFLVPHMMDDICQEQFLELSYLNGVPEPSRGRGVPVRGRGAAPPPPPLPRGRGVGPPRGALVRGTPVREAITRGATVTRGVPPPPTVRGAPTPRAXTAGIQRIPLPPPPAPETYEEYGYDDTYAEQSYEGYEGYYSQSQGDSEYYDYGHGEVQGSYEAYGQDDWNGTRPSLKAPPARPVKGAYREHPYGRY; this is translated from the coding sequence ATGAAGCCGGAGAACAAGTACCTGCCCGAACTCACGGTGGACAACGACTCGCTGGACCCGTCCTTCCCTCACGCCGTGCAGCTGCTGACCGCAGAAATTGAGAAGATTCAGAAGGGAGATTCAAAAAAGGATGATGAGGAGAATTACttggatttattttctcataagaaTATGAAGCTGAAAGAGCGGGTGCTGATACCTGTCAAGCAGTATCCCAAGTTCAATTTTGTGGGGAAGATTCTTGGACCACAAGGGACTACAATCAAAAGACTGCAGGAAGAGACTGGTGCAAAGATCTCTGTGTTGGGAAAGGGCTCAAAGAGAGACAAAGCCAAGGAGCTGCGCAAAGGTGGAGACCCGATATATGCCCACTTGAATATGGATCTACATGTCTTCATTGAAGTCTTTGGACCTCCATGTGAGGCTTATGCTCTTATGGCCCATGCCATGGAAGAAGTCAGGAAATTTTTAGTACCACATATGATGGATGATATCTGCCAGGAACAATTTCTAGAGCTGTCATACTTGAATGGAGTACCTGAGCCTTCTCGTGGACGTGGGGTGCCAGTGAGAGGTCGAGGAGCTGCACCTCCCCCTCCACCTCTTCCTAGGGGCCGTGGTGTTGGACCACCTCGTGGGGCTTTGGTGCGTGGTACTCCAGTGAGAGAAGCCATCACCAGAGGTGCCACCGTGACTCGAGGCGTGCCACCCCCACCTACTGTGAGAGGTGCTCCAACACCAAGAGCATGAACAGCAGGCATCCAGAGAATACCTTTGCCTCCACCCCCTGCACCAGAAACATATGAAGAATATGGGTATGATGATACATATGCAGAACAGAGTTATGAAGGCTACGAAGGTTATTACAGCCAGAGCCAAGGGGATTCAGAATATTATGACTATGGACATGGGGAGGTTCAAGGTTCTTATGAAGCTTATGGCCAGGACGACTGGAATGGGACAAGGCCATCACTGAAGGCCCCTCCAGCTAGGCCAGTGAAGGGAGCATACAGAGAGCACCCATATGGacgttattaa